In Brachypodium distachyon strain Bd21 chromosome 2, Brachypodium_distachyon_v3.0, whole genome shotgun sequence, one genomic interval encodes:
- the LOC100846081 gene encoding putative glutaredoxin-C2 has protein sequence MADRVAKLASERAVVIFGASECCLCHAVETLFRELGVSWAVHEVDRDVERALAGMMVGRSRSRSPPVPAVFIGGRLVGPTDRVMSLHLAGQLVPLLRQAGALWL, from the coding sequence ATGGCGGATCGGGTGGCGAAGTTGGCGTCGGAGCGGGCGGTGGTGATCTTCGGGGCGAGCGAGTGCTGCCTGTGCCACGCCGTGGAGACGCTGTTCCGGGAGCTCGGGGTGAGCTGGGCCGTGCACGAGGTGGACCGCGACGTGGAGCGGGCCCTCGCCGGGATGATGGtgggccggagccggagccggagcccaCCAGTGCCGGCCGTCTTCATCGGCGGCAGGCTCGTCGGGCCCACGGACCGGGTCATGTCTCTGCACCTCGCCGGCCAGCTcgtgccgctgctccgccaagCCGGCGCACTCTGGCTCTGA
- the LOC100846386 gene encoding succinate dehydrogenase subunit 4, mitochondrial yields the protein MASRLLTRSKALALAGLSRANAALPAPPLATLSRDPSAAAVLSPRQPAVGSPIGLSKILGYEQAFRPGGTQVLPRWFSTGAPSGSSVQQASKTIAGMVQSDALKTQDGASAKVTAFSPLDATIAKQRSSPLTVESLKVRRSEILTKVTFYMIPTLLLVSKNSISTSLLVASVYHQVYMFHKEIFLDYVHHDITRKWALIYFKLLLLVMAKDTVVYFDLF from the exons atggcGTCGCGACTCCTGACCCGATCCAAAGCCCTAGCGCTCGCTGGCCTCTCCCGCGCCAACGCGGccttgccggcgccgccgctcgctaCGCTCTCCCGCGatccgtccgccgccgccgtcctgtcgccgcggcagccggcgGTGGGCTCACCGATCGGCCTCTCCAAG ATTCTAGGGTATGAGCAGGCATTTCGGCCCGGTGGGACACAAGTATTACCTCGTTGGTTTTCTACTGGAGCCCCCAGTGGATCTTCTGTTCAGCAG GCCTCAAAGACAATTGCTGGGATGGTACAATCTGATGCACTGAAAACACAGGATGGGGCCTCAGCCAAGGTTACAGCATTCAGCCCATTGGACGCAACTATTGCCAAGCAGAGAAGCAGTCCACTGACAGTTGAAAGCTTGAAAGTGAGGCGATCCGAGATTTTAACAAAAGTTACATTCTACATGATCCCGACTCTGCTTCTAGTGTCAAAGAACAGCATCAGCACTTCTCTCCTCGTCGCATCAGTATACCATCAAGTCTACATGTTCCACAAGGAGATATTTCTGGACTATGTCCACCACGATATCACCAGAAAGTGGGCTTTGATATACTTCAAGCTGCTCTTGCTAGTCATGGCCAAGGACACAGTGGTCTACTTCGATTTATTCTAA
- the LOC104583371 gene encoding neurofilament medium polypeptide-like yields MGCGTSKEAVLSSDGSGRCSSRKLFRRKSSVVATKVDGDDQVRKAHKAVARAPAPEKAAAVAAKVVGGPKAGEAENGGGEVAAAVGPDAKEKEVAGGKKEEEEAKNVTREDEVVAADVQKYDVASVTAESVFVGEEKEGDRDQIGNGEASPSVAAAVVGAEEEKKDEPAVDDEEEELEASLPSAKAEEEDIDGGVAAAAVAPVPVAAESVASGDAEENDDAGSASAFVPESVTEEEAAGVAILVPPADASVPAPPPASAKEEEDIVSLASDPEVVQSVSMETAAAPSAQAVDDVVTTTLPPAAMANKDEEITAASVAAPVAETAAVATAAPVAETATVAAATPEAKEDESITVAVADPVAKEGETITAAAVPVVDTAPAPTSTAAAKDDETVTGAATPSTNEDEESLAIPVPPVPEPVEEAAGEQEQPTPSGNNVAEDPTAERTSVEQVASEAKEEAPVAVEQEEAASVSQEPEEEENDENVKQEAVAVVDSTKDAMNATTEAIKGGEDQGTTAVDEEEEEEAPGAGAAPIESPPST; encoded by the exons atggGTTGCGGCACCTCCAAGGAAGCCGTGCTCAGcagcgacggcagcggcaggtGCAGCAGTCGCAAGCTCTTCCGCCGCAAGTCCAGCGTCGTCGCCACCAaggtcgacggcgacgaccAGGTCAGGAAGGCCCACAAGGCGGTGGCAAGggccccggcgccggagaaggccGCCGCGGTCGCCGCGAAGGTCGTCGGGGGACCGAAGGCGGGGGAGGCCGAGAATGGCGGTGGGGAAGTAGCGGCAGCGGTTGGCCCCGacgccaaggagaaggaggTCGCAGGCgggaagaaagaggaggaggaggctaaGAATGTGACCAGGGAGGACGAAGTCGTTGCCGCCGATGTTCAGAAGTACGATGTGGCATCAGTAACGGCCGAGAGCGTGTTCGTGGGCGAGGAGAAAGAAGGGGATCGGGATCAGATCGGCAATGGCGAGGCGTCGCCTTCGGTCGCGGCTGCCGTCGttggggcggaggaggagaagaaagacGAGCCGGCCgtcgacgacgaagaagaagaattagaAGCTTCGTTACCGTCAGCCAAAGCCgag gaagaggacatCGACGGCggtgtcgccgccgccgcggttgCTCCCGTGCCCGTGGCCGCTGAAAGTGTCGCCTCCGGCGACGCCGAGGAGAATGACGACGCTGGCAGTGCCTCCGCCTTCGTTCCTGAATCGGTgaccgaggaggaggccgccggtGTCGCCATCCTCGTGCCGCCGGCTGATGcttccgtgcccgcgccgccgccggcgtcggccaaggaagaggaagacatTGTCTCCTTGGCGTCCGATCCAGAGGTCGTCCAAAGCGTTTCCATGgaaacggcggcggctccgtcgGCCCAAGCGGTTGACGACGTTGTCACCACTACCCTCCCGCCGGCTGCCATGGCCAACAAGGATGAGGAAATTACTGCCGCCTCCGTCGCTGCCCCGGTGGCCGAAACTGCTGCCGTGGCGACTGCTGCTCCGGTGGCCGAAACTGCCACCGTGGCGGCTGCTACTCCCgaggccaaggaagacgaaaGCATCACCGTCGCAGTTGCTGATCCGGTGGCAAAGGAAGGCGAAACCATCACCGCCGCGGCGGTCCCCGTCGTCGACACGGCGCCTGCCccgacctcgacggcggcggccaaggaCGACGAAACCGTCACCGGCGCGGCTACTCCCTCGACCAACGAGGACGAGGAAAGCCTCGCAATCCCGGTGCCTCCGGTGCCggagccggtggaggaggcggcgggggagcaAGAGCAACCTACGCCTTCCGGGAACAACGTTGcggaagatccgacggcggAGCGGACTTCCGTCGAGCAGGTGGCGAGCGaagccaaggaggaggccccGGTCGCCGTGGAGCAGGAAGAGGCCGCGAGCGTCTCCCAGgagccagaggaggaggaaaatGATGAGAATGTCAAACAAGAAGCCGTAGCCGTTGTTGATTCGACGAAGGATGCCATGAACGCCACCACCGAGGCGATCAAAGGAGGGGAGGATCAGGGGACGACCGCcgtcgacgaggaggaagaagaagaagcaccaggcgccggcgccgctccgATCGAATCGCCACCGTCGACTTAA
- the LOC104582944 gene encoding uncharacterized protein LOC104582944 encodes MLTVSLVQFLRGCCSFGTWKQFLLAEWIHLGLEDQGMVDRGLVGQVGEALVGGVRLHLAGLGFLVALVLVLGDLGSVALALVPGDLGSVASSGPASTSSAAAACSKIAAVRSSDSQARAARHTPSDSMPAATINKVPG; translated from the exons ATGCTGACTGTGTCCTTGGTTCAGTTCCTGCGAGGCTGTTGTAGTTTTGGAACTTGGAAGCAGTTTCTGTTGGCGGAATGGATCCACCTGGGCCTGGAGGACCAGGGCATGGTGGACCGGGGCCTGGTGGGCCAGGTTGGGGAGGCCCTGGTGGGTGGGGTCCGGCTCCACCTGGCGGGCCTGGGTTTCCTGGTGGCCCTGGTCCTGGTCCTTGGGGACCTGGGTTCGGTGGCCCTGGCCCTGGTTCCTGGGGACCTGGGTTCGGTGGCTTCTTCGGGTCCTG CTTCTACatcctctgctgctgctgcctgctccAAGATTGCTGCGGTCCGCTCTTCGGACAGCCAGGCCCGGGCGGCCCGCCACACCCCTTCTGATAGCATGCCGGCCGCCACGATAAATAAAGTACCGGGTTAG